The Siniperca chuatsi isolate FFG_IHB_CAS linkage group LG12, ASM2008510v1, whole genome shotgun sequence genome has a segment encoding these proteins:
- the etv5a gene encoding ETS translocation variant 5a isoform X4: protein MDGFYDQQVPFMVPPSHKSHVEEPSHNRPLSDRKRKFVDTELAQDTEELFQDLSQLQEIWIAEAQVPDDEQFVPDFQSDSLMFHGPPPAKIKRELTPSKELSPCRQDRSPMPYGEKCLYSYSACDRKPTPGFKPLTPPSTPVSPCGPTSTAGTHPLSEQTPPPHPHVANPTPGPRPVHVQQHITVSAGSPNQQALPVQHHSPPFAVPCAPISQDGNNFTPEHRFQRQMSEPCLPFPPSESQGRPQFLPQPPSNNNSLPRDSRPPYHRQLSEPLVAVPPQGFKQELIDPRYTEQGVPTMGPPGPPPGAPRQAAFHPMAIKQEPRDFCFDSEVPNCQSSFGRAGSFYQNNHESFSFDRDPQLYFDDTCVVPERLEGKVKQEPSVYRDGPPYQRRGSLQLWQFLVTLLDDPANGHFIAWTGRGMEFKLIEPEEVARRWGIQKNRPAMNYDKLSRSLRYYYEKGIMQKVAGERYVYKFVCDPEALFSMAFPDNQRPNLKVDPDSLPGLDEDTVPLTHYDETAPYLLDAAEQCVAGLPFADGYGY, encoded by the exons ATGGATGGATTCTATGACCAGCAAGTCCCATTTATGGTCCCACCCAGT CACAAGTCTCACGTGGAGGAACCATCTCACAACAGGCCTCTAAGCGACAGGAAAAGGAAGTTTGTCGACACGGAACTCGCCCAGGACACGGAAG AACTCTTCCAAGACCTCAGTCAGCTGCAAGAGATCTGGATTGCAGAAG CCCAGGTGCCTGATGACGAACAATTTGTCCCAGATTTCCAGTCCGATAGCT TGATGTTTCATGGCCCGCCACCAGCCAAGATCAAACGAGAGCTGACTCCCTCCAAAGAGCTTTCTCCCTGCCGCCAGGACAGGAGTCCCATGCCCTACGGAGAGAAGTGCCTTTACAGCTACAG TGCCTGTGACAGGAAGCCCACTCCTGGGTTCAAGCCATTAACTCCCCCCTCAACACCAGTCTCTCCTTGCGGCCCCACCAGCACAGCAGGAACGCACCCACTGAGTGAGCAGACCCCCCCTCCACACCCGCATGTAGCCAATCCTACCCCAGGGCCACGTCCAGTGCACGTGCAGCAGCATATAACAGTAAGCGCAGGCTCTCCCAACCAGCAAGCACTCCCAGTCCAACACCACAGCCCGCCCTTCGCCGTGCCCTGCGCACCCATCAGCCAGGATGGCAACAACTTCACACCTGAGCACAG GTTCCAGAGGCAGATGTCAGAGCCATGTCTACCTTTTCCCCCATCAGAGAGTCAGGGCCGCCCCCAGTTCTTGCCCCAGCCTCCgagcaacaacaacagtctGCCGCGTGACAGCCGACCACCGTACCACCGGCAGTTATCAGAGCCATTGGTAGCCGTGCCTCCCCAGGGTTTCAAGCAAGAGCTCATCGACCCACGATACACCGAGCAAGGCGTCCCCACAATGGGACCCCCAGGTCCACCTCCGGGCGCTCCACGTCAGGCTGCTTTCCACCCAATGGCCATCAAGCAGGAGCCTCGTGACTTCTGCTTCGATTCTG AAGTGCCTAACTGTCAGTCATCGTTTGGGAGAGCGGGGAGCTTCTACCAAAATAACCATGAAA GCTTCTCCTTTGACAGagatcctcagctgtactttgatgATACCTGTGTGGTCCCTGAAAGATTAGAAG GCAAAGTAAAACAGGAACCCTCTGTCTACCGTGACGGACCTCCCTACCAGCGCCGTGGCTCCCTGCAGCTCTGGCAGTTCCTGGTCACTTTGCTGGATGATCCAGCCAATGGCCACTTCATAGCTTGGACTGGACGTGGCATGGAGTTCAAGCTCATTGAGCCTGAGGAG GTTGCTCGTCGTTGGGGCATCCAGAAGAACAGGCCGGCCATGAACTATGACAAACTGAGCCGCTCGCTGCGTTACTACTACGAGAAGGGCATCATGCAGAAG GTGGCTGGGGAGAGGTACGTGTACAAGTTTGTGTGTGATCCCGAGGCCCTCTTCTCCATGGCCTTCCCTGACAACCAGAGGCCCAACCTGAAGGTCGACCCGGACAGCCTGCCGGGGCTGGACGAGGACACTGTGCCCCTGACCCACTATGACGAAACCGCTCCATACCTGCTGGATGCCGCCGAGCAGTGTGTGGCAGGCCTGCCCTTCGCAGACGGCTACGGCTACTAA
- the etv5a gene encoding ETS translocation variant 5a isoform X2: MDGFYDQQVPFMVPPSHKSHVEEPSHNRPLSDRKRKFVDTELAQDTEELFQDLSQLQEIWIAEAQVPDDEQFVPDFQSDSLMFHGPPPAKIKRELTPSKELSPCRQDRSPMPYGEKCLYSYSACDRKPTPGFKPLTPPSTPVSPCGPTSTAGTHPLSEQTPPPHPHVANPTPGPRPVHVQQHITVSAGSPNQQALPVQHHSPPFAVPCAPISQDGNNFTPEHRFQRQMSEPCLPFPPSESQGRPQFLPQPPSNNNSLPRDSRPPYHRQLSEPLVAVPPQGFKQELIDPRYTEQGVPTMGPPGPPPGAPRQAAFHPMAIKQEPRDFCFDSEVPNCQSSFGRAGSFYQNNHESFSFDRDPQLYFDDTCVVPERLEGKVKQEPSVYRDGPPYQRRGSLQLWQFLVTLLDDPANGHFIAWTGRGMEFKLIEPEEVARRWGIQKNRPAMNYDKLSRSLRYYYEKGIMQKVKVAGERYVYKFVCDPEALFSMAFPDNQRPNLKVDPDSLPGLDEDTVPLTHYDETAPYLLDAAEQCVAGLPFADGYGY; the protein is encoded by the exons ATGGATGGATTCTATGACCAGCAAGTCCCATTTATGGTCCCACCCAGT CACAAGTCTCACGTGGAGGAACCATCTCACAACAGGCCTCTAAGCGACAGGAAAAGGAAGTTTGTCGACACGGAACTCGCCCAGGACACGGAAG AACTCTTCCAAGACCTCAGTCAGCTGCAAGAGATCTGGATTGCAGAAG CCCAGGTGCCTGATGACGAACAATTTGTCCCAGATTTCCAGTCCGATAGCT TGATGTTTCATGGCCCGCCACCAGCCAAGATCAAACGAGAGCTGACTCCCTCCAAAGAGCTTTCTCCCTGCCGCCAGGACAGGAGTCCCATGCCCTACGGAGAGAAGTGCCTTTACAGCTACAG TGCCTGTGACAGGAAGCCCACTCCTGGGTTCAAGCCATTAACTCCCCCCTCAACACCAGTCTCTCCTTGCGGCCCCACCAGCACAGCAGGAACGCACCCACTGAGTGAGCAGACCCCCCCTCCACACCCGCATGTAGCCAATCCTACCCCAGGGCCACGTCCAGTGCACGTGCAGCAGCATATAACAGTAAGCGCAGGCTCTCCCAACCAGCAAGCACTCCCAGTCCAACACCACAGCCCGCCCTTCGCCGTGCCCTGCGCACCCATCAGCCAGGATGGCAACAACTTCACACCTGAGCACAG GTTCCAGAGGCAGATGTCAGAGCCATGTCTACCTTTTCCCCCATCAGAGAGTCAGGGCCGCCCCCAGTTCTTGCCCCAGCCTCCgagcaacaacaacagtctGCCGCGTGACAGCCGACCACCGTACCACCGGCAGTTATCAGAGCCATTGGTAGCCGTGCCTCCCCAGGGTTTCAAGCAAGAGCTCATCGACCCACGATACACCGAGCAAGGCGTCCCCACAATGGGACCCCCAGGTCCACCTCCGGGCGCTCCACGTCAGGCTGCTTTCCACCCAATGGCCATCAAGCAGGAGCCTCGTGACTTCTGCTTCGATTCTG AAGTGCCTAACTGTCAGTCATCGTTTGGGAGAGCGGGGAGCTTCTACCAAAATAACCATGAAA GCTTCTCCTTTGACAGagatcctcagctgtactttgatgATACCTGTGTGGTCCCTGAAAGATTAGAAG GCAAAGTAAAACAGGAACCCTCTGTCTACCGTGACGGACCTCCCTACCAGCGCCGTGGCTCCCTGCAGCTCTGGCAGTTCCTGGTCACTTTGCTGGATGATCCAGCCAATGGCCACTTCATAGCTTGGACTGGACGTGGCATGGAGTTCAAGCTCATTGAGCCTGAGGAG GTTGCTCGTCGTTGGGGCATCCAGAAGAACAGGCCGGCCATGAACTATGACAAACTGAGCCGCTCGCTGCGTTACTACTACGAGAAGGGCATCATGCAGAAGGTAAAG GTGGCTGGGGAGAGGTACGTGTACAAGTTTGTGTGTGATCCCGAGGCCCTCTTCTCCATGGCCTTCCCTGACAACCAGAGGCCCAACCTGAAGGTCGACCCGGACAGCCTGCCGGGGCTGGACGAGGACACTGTGCCCCTGACCCACTATGACGAAACCGCTCCATACCTGCTGGATGCCGCCGAGCAGTGTGTGGCAGGCCTGCCCTTCGCAGACGGCTACGGCTACTAA
- the etv5a gene encoding ETS translocation variant 5a isoform X3 encodes MDGFYDQQVPFMVPPSQHKSHVEEPSHNRPLSDRKRKFVDTELAQDTEELFQDLSQLQEIWIAEAQVPDDEQFVPDFQSDSLMFHGPPPAKIKRELTPSKELSPCRQDRSPMPYGEKCLYSYSACDRKPTPGFKPLTPPSTPVSPCGPTSTAGTHPLSEQTPPPHPHVANPTPGPRPVHVQQHITVSAGSPNQQALPVQHHSPPFAVPCAPISQDGNNFTPEHRFQRQMSEPCLPFPPSESQGRPQFLPQPPSNNNSLPRDSRPPYHRQLSEPLVAVPPQGFKQELIDPRYTEQGVPTMGPPGPPPGAPRQAAFHPMAIKQEPRDFCFDSEVPNCQSSFGRAGSFYQNNHESFSFDRDPQLYFDDTCVVPERLEGKVKQEPSVYRDGPPYQRRGSLQLWQFLVTLLDDPANGHFIAWTGRGMEFKLIEPEEVARRWGIQKNRPAMNYDKLSRSLRYYYEKGIMQKVAGERYVYKFVCDPEALFSMAFPDNQRPNLKVDPDSLPGLDEDTVPLTHYDETAPYLLDAAEQCVAGLPFADGYGY; translated from the exons ATGGATGGATTCTATGACCAGCAAGTCCCATTTATGGTCCCACCCAGT CAGCACAAGTCTCACGTGGAGGAACCATCTCACAACAGGCCTCTAAGCGACAGGAAAAGGAAGTTTGTCGACACGGAACTCGCCCAGGACACGGAAG AACTCTTCCAAGACCTCAGTCAGCTGCAAGAGATCTGGATTGCAGAAG CCCAGGTGCCTGATGACGAACAATTTGTCCCAGATTTCCAGTCCGATAGCT TGATGTTTCATGGCCCGCCACCAGCCAAGATCAAACGAGAGCTGACTCCCTCCAAAGAGCTTTCTCCCTGCCGCCAGGACAGGAGTCCCATGCCCTACGGAGAGAAGTGCCTTTACAGCTACAG TGCCTGTGACAGGAAGCCCACTCCTGGGTTCAAGCCATTAACTCCCCCCTCAACACCAGTCTCTCCTTGCGGCCCCACCAGCACAGCAGGAACGCACCCACTGAGTGAGCAGACCCCCCCTCCACACCCGCATGTAGCCAATCCTACCCCAGGGCCACGTCCAGTGCACGTGCAGCAGCATATAACAGTAAGCGCAGGCTCTCCCAACCAGCAAGCACTCCCAGTCCAACACCACAGCCCGCCCTTCGCCGTGCCCTGCGCACCCATCAGCCAGGATGGCAACAACTTCACACCTGAGCACAG GTTCCAGAGGCAGATGTCAGAGCCATGTCTACCTTTTCCCCCATCAGAGAGTCAGGGCCGCCCCCAGTTCTTGCCCCAGCCTCCgagcaacaacaacagtctGCCGCGTGACAGCCGACCACCGTACCACCGGCAGTTATCAGAGCCATTGGTAGCCGTGCCTCCCCAGGGTTTCAAGCAAGAGCTCATCGACCCACGATACACCGAGCAAGGCGTCCCCACAATGGGACCCCCAGGTCCACCTCCGGGCGCTCCACGTCAGGCTGCTTTCCACCCAATGGCCATCAAGCAGGAGCCTCGTGACTTCTGCTTCGATTCTG AAGTGCCTAACTGTCAGTCATCGTTTGGGAGAGCGGGGAGCTTCTACCAAAATAACCATGAAA GCTTCTCCTTTGACAGagatcctcagctgtactttgatgATACCTGTGTGGTCCCTGAAAGATTAGAAG GCAAAGTAAAACAGGAACCCTCTGTCTACCGTGACGGACCTCCCTACCAGCGCCGTGGCTCCCTGCAGCTCTGGCAGTTCCTGGTCACTTTGCTGGATGATCCAGCCAATGGCCACTTCATAGCTTGGACTGGACGTGGCATGGAGTTCAAGCTCATTGAGCCTGAGGAG GTTGCTCGTCGTTGGGGCATCCAGAAGAACAGGCCGGCCATGAACTATGACAAACTGAGCCGCTCGCTGCGTTACTACTACGAGAAGGGCATCATGCAGAAG GTGGCTGGGGAGAGGTACGTGTACAAGTTTGTGTGTGATCCCGAGGCCCTCTTCTCCATGGCCTTCCCTGACAACCAGAGGCCCAACCTGAAGGTCGACCCGGACAGCCTGCCGGGGCTGGACGAGGACACTGTGCCCCTGACCCACTATGACGAAACCGCTCCATACCTGCTGGATGCCGCCGAGCAGTGTGTGGCAGGCCTGCCCTTCGCAGACGGCTACGGCTACTAA
- the etv5a gene encoding ETS translocation variant 5a isoform X1 — protein sequence MDGFYDQQVPFMVPPSQHKSHVEEPSHNRPLSDRKRKFVDTELAQDTEELFQDLSQLQEIWIAEAQVPDDEQFVPDFQSDSLMFHGPPPAKIKRELTPSKELSPCRQDRSPMPYGEKCLYSYSACDRKPTPGFKPLTPPSTPVSPCGPTSTAGTHPLSEQTPPPHPHVANPTPGPRPVHVQQHITVSAGSPNQQALPVQHHSPPFAVPCAPISQDGNNFTPEHRFQRQMSEPCLPFPPSESQGRPQFLPQPPSNNNSLPRDSRPPYHRQLSEPLVAVPPQGFKQELIDPRYTEQGVPTMGPPGPPPGAPRQAAFHPMAIKQEPRDFCFDSEVPNCQSSFGRAGSFYQNNHESFSFDRDPQLYFDDTCVVPERLEGKVKQEPSVYRDGPPYQRRGSLQLWQFLVTLLDDPANGHFIAWTGRGMEFKLIEPEEVARRWGIQKNRPAMNYDKLSRSLRYYYEKGIMQKVKVAGERYVYKFVCDPEALFSMAFPDNQRPNLKVDPDSLPGLDEDTVPLTHYDETAPYLLDAAEQCVAGLPFADGYGY from the exons ATGGATGGATTCTATGACCAGCAAGTCCCATTTATGGTCCCACCCAGT CAGCACAAGTCTCACGTGGAGGAACCATCTCACAACAGGCCTCTAAGCGACAGGAAAAGGAAGTTTGTCGACACGGAACTCGCCCAGGACACGGAAG AACTCTTCCAAGACCTCAGTCAGCTGCAAGAGATCTGGATTGCAGAAG CCCAGGTGCCTGATGACGAACAATTTGTCCCAGATTTCCAGTCCGATAGCT TGATGTTTCATGGCCCGCCACCAGCCAAGATCAAACGAGAGCTGACTCCCTCCAAAGAGCTTTCTCCCTGCCGCCAGGACAGGAGTCCCATGCCCTACGGAGAGAAGTGCCTTTACAGCTACAG TGCCTGTGACAGGAAGCCCACTCCTGGGTTCAAGCCATTAACTCCCCCCTCAACACCAGTCTCTCCTTGCGGCCCCACCAGCACAGCAGGAACGCACCCACTGAGTGAGCAGACCCCCCCTCCACACCCGCATGTAGCCAATCCTACCCCAGGGCCACGTCCAGTGCACGTGCAGCAGCATATAACAGTAAGCGCAGGCTCTCCCAACCAGCAAGCACTCCCAGTCCAACACCACAGCCCGCCCTTCGCCGTGCCCTGCGCACCCATCAGCCAGGATGGCAACAACTTCACACCTGAGCACAG GTTCCAGAGGCAGATGTCAGAGCCATGTCTACCTTTTCCCCCATCAGAGAGTCAGGGCCGCCCCCAGTTCTTGCCCCAGCCTCCgagcaacaacaacagtctGCCGCGTGACAGCCGACCACCGTACCACCGGCAGTTATCAGAGCCATTGGTAGCCGTGCCTCCCCAGGGTTTCAAGCAAGAGCTCATCGACCCACGATACACCGAGCAAGGCGTCCCCACAATGGGACCCCCAGGTCCACCTCCGGGCGCTCCACGTCAGGCTGCTTTCCACCCAATGGCCATCAAGCAGGAGCCTCGTGACTTCTGCTTCGATTCTG AAGTGCCTAACTGTCAGTCATCGTTTGGGAGAGCGGGGAGCTTCTACCAAAATAACCATGAAA GCTTCTCCTTTGACAGagatcctcagctgtactttgatgATACCTGTGTGGTCCCTGAAAGATTAGAAG GCAAAGTAAAACAGGAACCCTCTGTCTACCGTGACGGACCTCCCTACCAGCGCCGTGGCTCCCTGCAGCTCTGGCAGTTCCTGGTCACTTTGCTGGATGATCCAGCCAATGGCCACTTCATAGCTTGGACTGGACGTGGCATGGAGTTCAAGCTCATTGAGCCTGAGGAG GTTGCTCGTCGTTGGGGCATCCAGAAGAACAGGCCGGCCATGAACTATGACAAACTGAGCCGCTCGCTGCGTTACTACTACGAGAAGGGCATCATGCAGAAGGTAAAG GTGGCTGGGGAGAGGTACGTGTACAAGTTTGTGTGTGATCCCGAGGCCCTCTTCTCCATGGCCTTCCCTGACAACCAGAGGCCCAACCTGAAGGTCGACCCGGACAGCCTGCCGGGGCTGGACGAGGACACTGTGCCCCTGACCCACTATGACGAAACCGCTCCATACCTGCTGGATGCCGCCGAGCAGTGTGTGGCAGGCCTGCCCTTCGCAGACGGCTACGGCTACTAA